From the Candidatus Bathyarchaeia archaeon genome, one window contains:
- a CDS encoding ABC transporter permease has translation MLKGFENFLLKELKELVRDPKILLGMIIVPLLMFPVLGSIMGYSIQSAQEQSQKATILVVNNDEGTNSTSLIAFLNFSARVSVENNKVLDNNTILELLAKYNTTYLIEIPKNFSARMEEHESNPNVTAYVRFYGAFSGTSLFENIGSSVIDSLIYQFNRVQAPDSVAITKSTIIKGNVVEGVDPNMLTNLMYSQAIAMPITIMILLTYSMQIAATSVAMEKEEKTLETLLTLPMDRFAILMGKLSGTILVAGIGALAYMVGFNYYMGSFMAMVPAGTSLDLAALGLVPSVFGYLLLGISLFVTLLSALALAVIVSAFVEDVRSAQSIVGYIYPLIFIPALALMYLDINTLPLALKILLYAIPYSHPIITSKAVIMGDYLTATIGIVYVTAFTLVVMYVASRLFATEKILTAKLKFKGLRKHEKTPKEEFQ, from the coding sequence TTGCTTAAGGGATTCGAAAACTTTTTGCTTAAAGAGCTTAAGGAGCTTGTTCGAGACCCCAAGATACTGTTGGGGATGATAATTGTGCCGTTGTTAATGTTTCCAGTGTTAGGCAGTATAATGGGTTATTCCATACAGTCCGCTCAAGAGCAATCTCAGAAAGCAACAATTCTCGTCGTAAACAATGATGAAGGAACCAATTCAACCTCTCTAATAGCGTTTCTCAATTTTTCAGCAAGGGTTTCTGTTGAAAACAATAAAGTTCTTGATAATAACACGATTCTGGAACTGTTGGCAAAATACAACACAACATATCTTATTGAAATTCCAAAAAATTTCAGTGCAAGAATGGAGGAGCACGAGAGTAACCCAAACGTAACTGCTTATGTGAGATTTTACGGAGCCTTTTCTGGAACCAGTCTCTTTGAAAATATTGGTTCTTCAGTAATTGACAGTTTAATCTATCAATTTAACAGAGTACAAGCTCCTGATTCTGTTGCCATTACCAAATCAACCATAATTAAAGGAAACGTCGTAGAAGGCGTTGACCCAAACATGCTGACCAACTTAATGTATTCTCAAGCAATAGCCATGCCAATCACCATTATGATTCTGCTTACCTACTCCATGCAAATAGCTGCAACCTCTGTAGCAATGGAAAAAGAAGAGAAAACATTGGAGACGCTGTTAACTTTGCCGATGGACCGCTTTGCAATTCTCATGGGAAAATTGTCAGGAACAATTCTTGTGGCAGGCATAGGCGCCTTAGCATACATGGTTGGCTTCAACTATTACATGGGCTCCTTCATGGCGATGGTTCCTGCTGGCACGTCTCTAGACCTAGCCGCTTTGGGACTTGTTCCGTCAGTTTTTGGTTATTTGCTCTTGGGAATTTCGCTTTTTGTCACTTTGCTCTCTGCGTTGGCGTTGGCAGTTATTGTGTCTGCGTTTGTAGAAGATGTGAGAAGCGCGCAGTCCATAGTCGGCTACATTTATCCCTTAATATTCATTCCAGCGCTTGCCCTAATGTATCTGGACATTAACACTTTGCCTCTCGCGTTGAAAATTCTTCTTTACGCTATTCCCTACAGCCACCCAATTATCACATCAAAGGCGGTTATAATGGGCGACTACTTAACCGCCACAATTGGCATAGTCTACGTTACCGCTTTCACATTAGTCGTAATGTATGTGGCTTCACGATTATTCGCAACTGAAAAAATCCTTACAGCAAAACTAAAGTTTAAGGGATTAAGAAAGCATGAAAAGACACCTAAGGAAGAGTTTCAGTAA
- a CDS encoding ABC transporter ATP-binding protein, which yields MSLAVDAVDVAKVFGEIRAVDGLSFNVKNGEIFGLIGPNGAGKTTTLRIVSTLLLPTSGDVKIFGLDVVQEAAEVRKIITYLPEEAGAYRNLSGWEYLEFMAKFNTGSKDEAQQMVNEAAEITGLGERLKDKTKTYSKGMKRRLLVARALMNKPKLAILDEPTSGLDVLHAFHVREIIKRYVKEHGVTVLLSSHNMLEVEHVCDRVALINKGKVIAEGKPSELKEKFGSANLEEVFAKVIGLA from the coding sequence TTGAGTTTGGCTGTTGACGCGGTAGATGTTGCTAAAGTCTTCGGCGAAATTCGCGCAGTGGACGGCTTAAGTTTTAATGTCAAAAACGGAGAAATTTTTGGGCTTATTGGTCCAAACGGAGCTGGAAAAACAACCACACTGCGCATAGTTTCAACTTTGCTTTTACCAACATCGGGCGATGTGAAAATTTTCGGATTAGATGTGGTTCAAGAAGCAGCTGAAGTGCGCAAAATTATAACTTATCTTCCCGAAGAAGCAGGCGCTTACCGAAACCTCTCCGGATGGGAATATCTGGAATTTATGGCTAAATTTAACACCGGAAGCAAGGATGAAGCGCAACAAATGGTTAATGAAGCGGCTGAAATAACTGGTTTGGGCGAACGCTTGAAGGATAAGACTAAAACTTACAGCAAAGGAATGAAAAGAAGGCTTCTCGTGGCAAGAGCCTTAATGAACAAGCCTAAACTCGCCATTTTGGACGAGCCTACCAGCGGGTTGGACGTTCTGCACGCGTTTCATGTTAGGGAAATAATCAAACGTTATGTGAAAGAGCATGGCGTAACAGTTTTGCTTTCAAGCCACAACATGCTCGAAGTTGAACACGTATGCGATAGAGTCGCGTTAATAAACAAGGGCAAAGTCATTGCTGAAGGAAAACCCAGCGAACTGAAAGAAAAGTTTGGAAGCGCAAATTTAGAGGAAGTTTTTGCGAAGGTGATTGGACTTGCTTAA